A single window of Echinimonas agarilytica DNA harbors:
- the rpiA gene encoding ribose-5-phosphate isomerase RpiA, which produces MTQDELKKAVGWAALEYVQEDTVVGVGTGSTASHFIDALATIKHKIEGAVSSSDASTEKLKSYGIPVYELNAVDEIEVYVDGADEINEHMHMIKGGGAALTREKIIAAVAKKFVCIADGSKKVGILGDFPLPVEVIPMARSYVARELVKLGGDPVWREGVITDNGNVILDVYNLQIMEPTKLEQEINMITGVVTNGLFAHRGADVCLLGTEDGVVTLTQ; this is translated from the coding sequence ATGACTCAAGATGAACTCAAAAAGGCCGTTGGTTGGGCTGCGTTAGAATACGTGCAAGAAGACACTGTAGTCGGTGTTGGAACAGGCTCTACCGCCAGCCACTTTATTGATGCTTTGGCCACAATCAAGCATAAAATCGAAGGCGCGGTGTCAAGCTCAGACGCCTCGACAGAGAAATTGAAGTCTTATGGTATTCCAGTTTACGAACTCAATGCAGTGGATGAAATTGAGGTTTATGTAGACGGGGCCGATGAAATTAACGAACACATGCACATGATTAAAGGCGGCGGTGCTGCTTTAACCCGCGAAAAAATTATCGCTGCGGTTGCTAAAAAGTTCGTGTGTATTGCTGATGGCAGTAAAAAGGTTGGCATATTGGGAGACTTCCCGCTTCCGGTTGAAGTGATTCCAATGGCACGTAGTTATGTTGCCCGCGAGCTGGTGAAGCTTGGTGGCGATCCGGTATGGCGCGAGGGCGTGATCACCGATAACGGCAATGTGATCTTAGATGTGTACAACCTACAAATCATGGAACCGACCAAGCTCGAGCAGGAAATAAACATGATCACGGGCGTCGTGACCAATGGCCTGTTTGCCCATCGCGGTGCCGACGTATGCCTATTAGGCACGGAAGACGGCGTCGTCACGCTTACTCAATAA
- a CDS encoding 5-formyltetrahydrofolate cyclo-ligase: protein MTDLMATRAALRKQLRQQRQGLSAKQQSLASHALLENLQQVDAIKHANSLAVYLAGDGEIDLAPLIHWCWHEHKTLTVPVLHPFSKHHLLFLRYEPTTPMVRNCYGIFEPQLNVLDVLPVAHLDCMVLPLVGFDDQANRMGMGGGYYDRTLASWQQQRHAKSALIGVAHDCQKVAKLPVANWDVPLDQVVTPSIIIKNDQKDV from the coding sequence GCAGCGCCAAGGGTTAAGTGCCAAGCAGCAGAGCCTTGCAAGCCATGCATTGCTTGAAAATCTTCAGCAAGTCGATGCTATTAAGCATGCAAATTCGCTTGCAGTGTATCTGGCCGGCGATGGCGAAATTGACTTAGCGCCTCTGATTCATTGGTGCTGGCATGAGCACAAAACACTGACCGTACCGGTACTTCACCCGTTTTCTAAGCATCACCTGCTCTTTTTACGCTACGAGCCAACCACGCCGATGGTTCGCAACTGTTACGGCATCTTCGAACCCCAGCTCAACGTGCTCGATGTGTTGCCCGTGGCACATCTCGATTGCATGGTGTTGCCCTTAGTGGGGTTTGATGATCAAGCCAACCGAATGGGTATGGGAGGCGGCTATTACGACCGCACTTTGGCGTCTTGGCAACAGCAACGCCATGCTAAATCGGCATTAATTGGCGTTGCACACGACTGCCAAAAAGTGGCGAAATTGCCCGTTGCAAATTGGGATGTTCCGCTAGATCAAGTGGTCACACCATCAATAATTATTAAGAATGATCAAAAAGACGTCTAA